In the genome of Spea bombifrons isolate aSpeBom1 chromosome 11, aSpeBom1.2.pri, whole genome shotgun sequence, one region contains:
- the LOC128468713 gene encoding urokinase plasminogen activator surface receptor-like, translating to MVTMRLAYTLLFLAFCSIKEGRGLQCFSCVGSNDQECNRQGSLQCPRDSDACAIIRGQSSGVMKSCSFKSFCDRALREGSKAPGVSVQCCFSNNCNSGSQGSGSQLSASYARLLGFLALVLCLLIIT from the exons ATGGTTACCATGCGGCTTGCGTACACCCTCCTGTTTCTTGCTTTTTGCAGTATAAAGGAAG GCAGAGGATTACAGTGCTTCTCGTGTGTGGGCTCTAATGACCAGGAATGTAATCGCCAAGGCTCCCTCCAATGTCCCAGAGACTCGGATGCATGTGCCATTATCCGTGGGCAGTCCA GTGGTGTGATGAAGTCCTGTTCCTTCAAGTCATTCTGTGATCGTGCTTTGCGGGAAGGCTCAAAAGCCCCGGGCGTCAGCGTGCAGTGCTGCTTCTCCAATAACTGTAACAGTGGAAGTCAGGGGTCCGGCAGCCAGCTCAGTGCCAGCTATGCTCGTCTCTTGGGGTTTCTCGCATTGGTCCTTTGTCTCTTAATCATCACTTAA